A genomic window from Camelus ferus isolate YT-003-E chromosome 9, BCGSAC_Cfer_1.0, whole genome shotgun sequence includes:
- the CALM3 gene encoding calmodulin-3, producing MADQLTEEQIAEFKEAFSLFDKDGDGTITTKELGTVMRSLGQNPTEAELQDMINEVDADGNGTIDFPEFLTMMARKMKDTDSEEEIREAFRVFDKDGNGYISAAELRHVMTNLGEKLTDEEVDEMIREADIDGDGQVNYEEFVQMMTAK from the exons ATG gctGACCAGCTGACTGAGGAGCAGATCGCAG aattcaAGGAGGCTTTCTCCCTCTTCGACAAGGATGGAGATGGCACTATCACCACCAAGGAGTTGGGGACAGTGATGAGATCCCTGGGACAGAACCCCACTGAAGCCGAGCTGCAGGACATGATCAATGAGGTGGACGCGGATG GGAACGGGACCATTGACTTCCCGGAGTTCCTGACCATGATGGCCAGAAAGATGAAGGATACAGACAGCGAGGAGGAGATCCGGGAGGCATTCCGTGTCTTTGACAAG GATGGCAACGGCTACATCAGCGCCGCGGAGCTGCGCCACGTCATGACGAACCTAGGGGAGAAGCTGACTGATGAGGAAGTGGATGAGATGATCAGAGAGGCCGACATTGATGGAGACGGCCAGGTCAATTATGAAG AGTTTGTACAGATGATGACTGCGAAGTGA